In Streptococcus parasuis, the following proteins share a genomic window:
- a CDS encoding TrmH family RNA methyltransferase: MDIIRSKANHLVKQVKKLHQKKYRTSSYLIEGWHLLEEAMESGANIEHIFVVEEYFEKVVGLANVTVVSPEIMQDLADSKTPQGVVAQLALPSQLLPETLVGKFLVLEDVQDPGNVGTMIRTADAAGFDGVFLSDKSADIYNMKVLRSMQGSHFHLPVYRMPMAAILSALKSNQIQILATTLSSQSVDYKEITPKSSFALVMGNEGQGISDLVAEEADQLVHITMPGQAESLNVAIAAGILLFSFI, from the coding sequence ATGGACATTATTCGCTCAAAGGCCAATCATTTGGTCAAGCAAGTTAAAAAATTACATCAGAAAAAATATCGGACCTCTTCCTATCTGATTGAAGGCTGGCATTTGCTGGAGGAAGCGATGGAGTCTGGAGCCAATATTGAGCATATTTTTGTGGTGGAAGAGTATTTTGAAAAGGTTGTAGGTTTAGCCAATGTGACTGTTGTCAGTCCTGAAATTATGCAAGATTTAGCTGATTCTAAGACACCTCAGGGGGTAGTAGCTCAACTTGCTTTGCCGAGCCAACTTTTACCTGAGACTTTGGTTGGAAAATTTTTGGTTCTGGAAGATGTGCAGGACCCTGGAAATGTTGGGACAATGATTCGTACAGCTGATGCAGCTGGTTTTGATGGAGTATTTCTATCGGATAAGTCGGCTGATATTTATAATATGAAAGTGCTTCGTTCCATGCAGGGGAGTCACTTCCATTTACCAGTTTATCGAATGCCGATGGCAGCGATCCTTTCGGCTTTAAAAAGCAATCAGATACAAATCTTGGCAACAACCCTCTCTAGTCAGTCGGTTGACTATAAGGAAATTACGCCAAAATCGAGTTTTGCCTTGGTAATGGGAAACGAAGGTCAGGGAATTTCTGATTTAGTGGCTGAAGAAGCGGATCAACTTGTCCACATCACCATGCCAGGTCAAGCTGAAAGTCTCAATGTGGCGATTGCAGCAGGAATTTTACTGTTTAGCTTTATTTAA
- a CDS encoding HD domain-containing protein, whose product MVAYKQDKEYMDYVGHLIATPKVQKLGKIPHHYYSTRLEHSINVSYTSYKIAKKFGWDAKSTARGGLLHDLFFYDWRDTKFNKSHAWVHPRIAKRNAQKLIQLNKLEEDIIVKHMFGATIAPPRYKESWIVTCVDKYWAVREWSLPMQHKWKNRKVFRFQ is encoded by the coding sequence ATGGTTGCATATAAACAAGATAAAGAATACATGGACTATGTGGGGCATTTAATTGCTACACCTAAAGTTCAAAAATTGGGGAAGATTCCTCATCATTATTACTCCACACGGTTGGAACATTCCATTAACGTATCTTATACAAGTTATAAAATTGCGAAAAAGTTCGGATGGGATGCAAAATCGACCGCTCGCGGTGGACTATTACACGATCTCTTTTTCTATGACTGGAGAGATACTAAGTTTAATAAAAGTCATGCTTGGGTTCATCCACGGATTGCTAAGCGCAATGCTCAAAAACTCATTCAACTTAATAAATTAGAAGAAGATATTATTGTGAAGCACATGTTTGGTGCAACGATTGCTCCTCCTCGCTATAAAGAGTCTTGGATTGTGACTTGTGTTGACAAGTATTGGGCAGTAAGAGAATGGAGTCTGCCTATGCAACACAAGTGGAAAAATCGCAAGGTCTTTCGTTTTCAATAA
- a CDS encoding Bax inhibitor-1/YccA family protein codes for MNNDSFIINQVDNTALNRFFGKIYGVVAMGIGLSALVSLLAVTVFQPLLLSLLSAGSLFMMLIMIGQLALVVSASAMAAKNSPMALPMFLAYSVTNGITISMILMFYTSETVVLAFVSAALMFAIMAVIGMTTKRNLSGMAQALRAALWGIIIASVINIFLRSSGLSFMMSIISVLVFSGLIAYDNQRIRNVFEQTGGNVGQGWVVSMALQLYLDFINLFLNLLRIFGGLSRD; via the coding sequence ATGAATAACGATTCTTTTATTATTAATCAGGTGGATAACACCGCCCTTAACCGTTTCTTTGGCAAGATTTACGGAGTGGTTGCTATGGGAATTGGACTATCAGCATTAGTATCACTCCTAGCTGTGACAGTATTTCAACCTTTGCTACTTAGTTTGCTTAGTGCAGGTTCCCTCTTCATGATGCTGATCATGATTGGACAGCTTGCCTTGGTTGTTTCTGCTTCAGCAATGGCAGCTAAAAATAGTCCAATGGCTTTACCAATGTTTCTTGCTTACTCAGTGACAAATGGTATCACCATTAGCATGATTTTGATGTTCTATACTAGTGAAACAGTTGTGCTTGCCTTTGTGTCAGCGGCTCTCATGTTTGCTATCATGGCTGTAATTGGGATGACAACGAAGAGAAACCTTTCTGGTATGGCTCAGGCATTGCGTGCAGCTCTTTGGGGAATTATTATTGCAAGCGTTATTAATATCTTCCTTCGTAGCTCAGGTCTAAGCTTTATGATGTCTATCATTTCTGTTTTGGTATTCTCAGGTTTGATTGCTTATGACAACCAACGTATCCGCAATGTTTTCGAACAAACTGGTGGTAATGTTGGTCAAGGTTGGGTCGTATCTATGGCGCTTCAGCTCTATCTTGACTTTATTAACCTTTTCCTCAACTTACTCCGTATCTTTGGTGGATTGAGTCGAGACTAA
- the pepC gene encoding C1 family peptidase, whose protein sequence is MSTLDFDFTERLYANYLANPSLQATENTVSHNGLLKSLETRQSAIDNDYVFSIDLTKDAVSNQKASGRCWMFAALNTFRHKLISDFKLENFELSQAHTFFWDKYEKSNWFLEQIIATADQEIGSRKVKFLLDTPQQDGGQWDMVVALFEKYGVVPKSVYPESISSSASRELNQYLNKLLRQDAQILRDLLAKGASSEEVQVQKENLLQEIFNFLAVNLGLPPRSFDFAYRDKDNVYHRDTNVTPQAFYEKYVGLKLSDYVSIINAPTTDKPYNKSYTVELLGNVVGAPAVRYLNVEMNRFKELAIAQLKAGESVWFGSDVGQSSNRQTGIMATNTYDFSSGLGIHFHQDKAGRLDYSESLMTHAMVLTGVDLDDNEQPLKWKVENSWGDKVGDKGYFVASDSWMDEYTYQIVVRKEFLTPEELAAYQAQPQILAPWDPMGALA, encoded by the coding sequence ATGTCAACATTAGATTTTGATTTTACAGAACGCTTGTATGCCAATTATCTAGCTAATCCAAGCCTACAGGCAACCGAAAATACCGTGAGCCACAACGGACTTTTGAAATCCTTAGAAACACGCCAAAGCGCCATTGACAATGACTATGTCTTTTCAATCGACTTGACCAAGGACGCTGTTTCAAACCAAAAGGCTTCTGGACGTTGCTGGATGTTTGCTGCATTGAATACCTTCCGCCACAAACTCATCTCAGACTTCAAGCTGGAAAATTTTGAGCTATCACAGGCCCATACCTTCTTTTGGGATAAATATGAAAAGTCCAACTGGTTCCTCGAACAAATCATCGCCACAGCTGACCAAGAAATTGGTAGCCGTAAGGTAAAATTCTTATTGGATACCCCGCAACAAGATGGCGGTCAATGGGATATGGTTGTTGCCTTATTTGAAAAATATGGTGTGGTACCGAAATCCGTCTATCCAGAATCAATCTCATCCAGTGCCAGCCGTGAGCTCAATCAGTACCTTAACAAATTGCTCCGTCAAGATGCACAAATCTTGCGAGACCTCCTTGCCAAAGGAGCTTCCTCAGAAGAAGTTCAAGTACAAAAAGAAAACTTACTTCAAGAAATCTTTAACTTCCTAGCCGTCAACCTTGGACTCCCTCCACGCAGCTTTGATTTTGCATATAGAGATAAAGACAATGTCTATCACCGTGATACAAATGTCACACCTCAGGCATTCTACGAGAAATACGTTGGTTTGAAACTATCTGACTATGTCTCCATTATCAATGCTCCTACAACTGACAAACCCTACAATAAATCATATACAGTCGAATTGTTGGGGAACGTTGTTGGCGCCCCTGCTGTCCGCTACCTCAATGTAGAAATGAACAGGTTTAAAGAACTGGCTATTGCCCAACTCAAAGCTGGTGAATCCGTTTGGTTTGGTTCCGATGTCGGTCAAAGTAGCAATCGTCAAACTGGTATTATGGCAACCAACACCTACGACTTCTCTTCAGGTCTGGGTATCCATTTCCATCAAGACAAGGCTGGAAGATTAGACTACTCCGAAAGTTTGATGACCCACGCTATGGTCTTAACTGGAGTTGATTTAGACGACAATGAGCAACCTCTCAAATGGAAAGTGGAAAACTCTTGGGGTGACAAGGTTGGTGACAAGGGATACTTCGTCGCATCAGATAGCTGGATGGACGAATACACTTATCAAATTGTTGTCCGAAAAGAATTCCTCACACCAGAAGAACTAGCAGCTTATCAAGCTCAACCACAAATCCTTGCCCCATGGGATCCAATGGGAGCTCTAGCATAA
- a CDS encoding diaminopimelate decarboxylase gives MTKTPFVSKEILDTITEQFPTPFHLYDEKGIREKARALNAAFSWNKGFKEYFAVKATPTPAILKILQEEGCGVDCATDVEVLMSEKLGFKDIMFTSNDTQAQEFVYARKVGATINLDAYEHIEFLKNVAGIPETVCLRYNPGGVFSLGTDIMDHPEESKFGMTKDQLMKGYKELKELGVKQFGIHAFLASNTVTNDYYPVLARQLFELALEIREETGVTLDFINLSGGIGVNYRPEQEPNDIAIIGEGVRKVYEEILTPAGMGHVKIFTELGRFMLAPHGHLITKVLHRKETYRTYIGVDASAANLMRPAFYGAYHHITNVTRPDAPIEVVDVAGSLCENNDKFAVNRELPRAEVGDTLVIHDSGAHGFSMGYNYNGRLRSSEILLQEDGTARMIRRAERPEDYFATIYGFDFDR, from the coding sequence ATGACCAAGACACCATTTGTTAGTAAAGAAATTTTGGATACCATTACGGAGCAATTTCCGACTCCTTTCCATTTGTATGATGAAAAAGGCATTCGTGAGAAGGCGCGTGCCCTCAATGCAGCTTTTTCATGGAACAAGGGCTTTAAGGAATATTTTGCGGTCAAGGCGACTCCGACACCCGCTATTTTGAAAATTCTACAAGAAGAAGGCTGTGGAGTGGACTGTGCAACAGATGTAGAAGTGCTGATGAGTGAAAAATTGGGCTTTAAAGACATCATGTTTACATCCAATGATACCCAAGCGCAAGAATTTGTCTATGCTCGAAAAGTTGGGGCGACCATTAACCTTGATGCCTATGAACACATTGAGTTTTTGAAAAATGTTGCTGGTATCCCAGAAACGGTCTGCCTCCGTTACAATCCTGGAGGAGTCTTCTCACTGGGAACGGACATTATGGACCACCCAGAAGAGTCTAAGTTTGGGATGACCAAAGACCAGCTCATGAAAGGCTATAAGGAGCTGAAAGAACTGGGTGTAAAGCAGTTTGGTATTCATGCCTTTTTAGCTTCGAATACAGTAACAAATGACTATTATCCTGTCTTAGCTCGTCAACTCTTTGAATTGGCCTTGGAAATTCGTGAGGAAACAGGTGTGACCTTGGACTTCATCAACCTATCAGGTGGGATTGGGGTCAACTATCGTCCTGAGCAAGAACCAAACGATATTGCTATCATTGGTGAGGGTGTTCGAAAGGTTTACGAGGAAATTCTCACGCCAGCTGGTATGGGACATGTTAAAATTTTTACAGAATTGGGTCGCTTTATGTTGGCGCCACACGGTCACTTGATTACAAAGGTGCTTCATCGTAAGGAAACCTATCGGACTTATATTGGTGTCGATGCATCAGCTGCCAATCTCATGCGTCCAGCCTTTTACGGTGCTTACCATCACATCACAAATGTGACACGTCCAGATGCCCCAATCGAAGTGGTGGATGTGGCTGGTTCCCTCTGTGAAAACAACGACAAGTTTGCAGTTAATCGTGAATTACCACGGGCAGAAGTAGGAGACACCTTGGTCATTCATGACAGTGGTGCCCACGGCTTCTCCATGGGCTACAACTACAATGGTCGTCTGCGTTCCTCTGAAATTCTTTTACAGGAAGATGGCACAGCGCGTATGATTCGTCGTGCAGAAAGACCTGAGGATTATTTCGCAACCATTTACGGTTTTGATTTTGACAGGTAA
- a CDS encoding YneF family protein: MNLGLAILLIVLAFAGGVALGIYLSRRQVENYIADKPILDENALRLMMSQMGQKPSEAKVQQVLRQIKSQQKVASKKK; this comes from the coding sequence ATGAACTTAGGTTTAGCTATTTTACTAATTGTATTGGCATTTGCAGGTGGTGTGGCCTTGGGGATTTACTTGTCACGCAGACAGGTGGAAAACTACATTGCTGATAAACCAATTTTGGATGAGAATGCTTTGCGTTTGATGATGAGCCAAATGGGTCAAAAACCAAGTGAAGCAAAAGTTCAACAAGTGCTTCGCCAAATCAAGAGCCAACAAAAAGTAGCAAGCAAGAAAAAATAA
- the racE gene encoding glutamate racemase, protein MDNRPIGFLDSGVGGLTVARELMRQLPHEEIVYIGDSARAPYGPRPAEQIKEYTWQLVNFLLTKNVKMIVFACNTATAVAWEEVKEKLDIPVLGVILPGTSAAIKATKTGKIGVLGTVMTIQSDIYREKIQTLSPETQVESLACPKFVPLVESNSHQSSLAKKVVYETLRPLLGKVDTLVLGCTHFPLLRPIIQNAMGKDVKLIDSGAECARDISVLLNYFEINHSRTEKDIQHRFYTTASPAAFKEIAESWMGIDIHVEHVAL, encoded by the coding sequence ATGGATAATCGACCAATTGGTTTTTTAGATTCAGGTGTGGGAGGATTAACGGTTGCACGTGAATTGATGCGCCAGCTTCCCCACGAAGAAATCGTTTATATCGGTGATTCCGCAAGGGCTCCTTATGGACCACGACCAGCGGAACAAATCAAAGAATACACTTGGCAGTTGGTCAATTTTCTATTGACAAAGAATGTGAAAATGATTGTTTTTGCATGTAACACGGCGACTGCAGTAGCTTGGGAAGAAGTCAAAGAAAAATTAGATATTCCTGTTTTGGGTGTTATTTTACCAGGGACTTCGGCTGCCATTAAGGCAACAAAAACTGGCAAAATAGGCGTCTTGGGGACTGTTATGACCATTCAGTCTGATATTTATCGAGAAAAAATTCAAACGCTATCTCCAGAGACACAGGTGGAAAGTCTGGCATGTCCAAAGTTTGTCCCTCTGGTGGAGTCCAATAGTCATCAGTCTAGCTTAGCAAAGAAAGTTGTTTATGAGACCTTACGTCCGCTTTTAGGAAAGGTGGATACATTGGTTTTGGGCTGTACTCATTTTCCATTGTTGCGTCCGATTATTCAGAATGCGATGGGGAAAGATGTTAAACTGATTGATAGTGGGGCAGAATGTGCGCGGGATATTTCAGTTTTGTTAAATTATTTTGAAATCAACCATAGCCGCACAGAAAAGGATATTCAGCACCGTTTTTACACAACTGCCAGCCCAGCGGCCTTTAAGGAAATTGCTGAGAGCTGGATGGGCATTGATATTCATGTGGAGCACGTAGCATTATGA
- a CDS encoding nucleoside-triphosphate diphosphatase: MTEKIYEYRDEQNWFIGKASFANLFGSFGENGREQEIYQIGQLFDKLIAGNYEDENFNQCVNIEVIKLQSEFALFQFACDILNELNNRQFKVLQHQGAILVTENDKLLLVHLPQAGVSTADFFGQDKGLASVGDTILIATKNEGKTKEFRKFFERFGYQVENLNNYPDLPDVAETGMTFEENARLKAETIAELTGKMVLADDSGLKVDALGGLPGVWSARFSGPEATDERNNSKLLHELAMVFELKDRSAQFHCTLVMAAPNRESLVVEADWDGYIGMERRGENGFGYDPLFLVGETGKTSAELTLEEKNKISHRAQALEKLVEAFPVWQEQAKQS; this comes from the coding sequence ATGACAGAAAAAATTTATGAATACAGAGATGAGCAGAATTGGTTTATCGGAAAGGCTAGTTTTGCCAACCTATTTGGTTCCTTTGGAGAAAATGGAAGAGAGCAGGAAATTTACCAGATTGGTCAGTTGTTTGATAAACTGATTGCAGGTAATTATGAAGATGAGAATTTCAACCAGTGTGTTAACATTGAAGTGATCAAACTTCAGTCTGAATTTGCCCTCTTTCAATTTGCCTGTGATATTTTGAATGAGTTAAACAATCGCCAGTTCAAGGTTCTCCAACACCAAGGAGCTATTCTGGTAACAGAAAATGACAAGCTTCTCTTGGTTCATCTGCCCCAAGCAGGGGTTAGCACGGCAGATTTCTTCGGTCAAGACAAGGGATTGGCAAGCGTGGGAGATACCATCTTAATCGCTACAAAAAATGAAGGTAAGACTAAGGAATTCCGTAAGTTTTTTGAGCGTTTTGGTTACCAGGTCGAGAATCTCAACAACTATCCAGATCTTCCAGATGTAGCAGAAACAGGTATGACTTTTGAGGAAAATGCACGGCTCAAGGCTGAAACCATAGCAGAGCTGACAGGCAAGATGGTCTTGGCAGATGATTCAGGTCTGAAAGTGGATGCTTTAGGTGGCTTGCCAGGAGTTTGGTCTGCTCGTTTTTCAGGACCAGAAGCAACGGATGAACGCAATAATTCTAAATTGTTGCACGAGTTGGCGATGGTATTTGAACTAAAAGATCGTTCTGCACAATTCCATTGTACCCTAGTTATGGCTGCTCCAAATCGTGAGAGTTTGGTTGTTGAAGCTGACTGGGATGGATATATCGGAATGGAGCGACGCGGTGAAAATGGGTTTGGATATGATCCACTTTTCCTCGTAGGCGAAACAGGTAAGACCTCGGCAGAATTGACCCTAGAAGAAAAAAATAAGATTTCCCACCGTGCACAAGCACTAGAAAAATTAGTGGAGGCATTTCCAGTATGGCAGGAGCAAGCAAAACAATCCTAG
- a CDS encoding metallophosphoesterase, whose product MAGASKTILVMSDSHGDRQIVEEIKNRYLGKVDAIFHNGDSELDSQDSLWDGVYVVNGNCDYFGGYPDQLVTNLDEVTIAQTHGHLYGINHGWQRLDYWAQEVDADICLYGHLHVPDAEVRGKTLFLNPGSVSQPRGLVRECLYALVTIYEDHFHIDYYNRQHQLYPALTKDISR is encoded by the coding sequence ATGGCAGGAGCAAGCAAAACAATCCTAGTCATGAGCGACTCTCATGGGGATAGACAGATCGTAGAAGAAATTAAAAACCGTTATCTAGGTAAGGTCGATGCAATCTTTCATAACGGAGATTCTGAACTAGATAGTCAAGATAGTCTTTGGGATGGAGTTTACGTTGTCAACGGGAATTGTGACTACTTTGGTGGTTACCCAGATCAATTGGTTACCAATTTGGACGAAGTGACTATTGCACAGACGCATGGTCATCTTTATGGTATTAATCATGGCTGGCAACGGTTGGATTATTGGGCACAGGAAGTTGACGCGGATATTTGTTTGTATGGGCATCTGCATGTACCTGATGCTGAAGTTCGTGGCAAGACACTTTTTCTCAATCCAGGTTCCGTTAGCCAACCACGTGGTCTGGTCAGAGAATGTCTCTATGCCCTTGTAACCATCTATGAAGATCATTTTCATATTGATTATTATAACCGCCAGCACCAACTTTACCCAGCATTGACAAAGGATATTTCAAGATGA
- the cbpB gene encoding cyclic-di-AMP-binding protein CbpB, with product MIAREFEAFLLEQEETFLTPAEKLAVLVESHNIDHAKLLLSHTTYSRVPVVTEDGNYFGTIGLTEIIKYQSDNVLTDDELNEDISLIAKTDEETVGLDYDLTEVMRKLVDQSFLPVLGENRKFVGIITRKSILKAINALLHNFPLASKEGKK from the coding sequence ATGATTGCACGTGAATTTGAAGCCTTCTTGTTAGAACAGGAAGAAACCTTCCTTACTCCTGCTGAAAAATTGGCAGTTTTGGTGGAGAGTCACAATATTGACCATGCAAAACTGTTGCTTAGCCACACAACCTACTCGCGTGTACCTGTAGTGACAGAAGATGGAAACTATTTTGGAACAATTGGTTTAACTGAAATTATCAAATACCAGTCAGATAATGTACTGACCGATGATGAATTAAATGAAGATATCTCCCTCATTGCAAAAACAGATGAAGAAACCGTTGGCCTAGATTATGACTTAACGGAAGTAATGCGAAAATTGGTAGATCAATCTTTCTTACCCGTCCTTGGAGAAAACAGGAAATTCGTAGGTATCATTACTCGAAAATCCATTTTAAAAGCAATCAATGCTCTTCTGCATAATTTTCCACTCGCGTCAAAAGAAGGAAAGAAATGA
- the xerD gene encoding site-specific tyrosine recombinase XerD: MKQAIETFIKSKKISLNSQKSYTYDLQQFLTVTKAEISQQSLLLYQQFLLDLKPAAQKRKVSTINQFLYFLYESGHIDRFYKLQAMASSGRVKKRMERKDLSLLFRESPFLDGQLIALLIALLGLTPSEIAELKSEQINLNFQVMTVEKGATKRVLSLPKELLSYVEDHLTGKYVFDKKGYPYSRQWFFNRLSEYLQSIGKTDWTAQKLREQFILQQIDEGKSLDQIAKELGLKTSVSLDKFR; this comes from the coding sequence ATGAAACAAGCGATTGAAACCTTTATCAAGAGCAAAAAAATCAGCCTAAATAGCCAAAAATCTTATACCTATGATTTACAGCAATTTTTGACCGTGACCAAGGCAGAGATTTCCCAGCAGTCCCTACTGCTTTATCAACAGTTTCTCTTGGATCTGAAACCTGCTGCTCAGAAAAGAAAAGTATCAACTATCAATCAATTTCTCTATTTCCTTTATGAAAGTGGGCACATAGACCGTTTCTATAAATTGCAGGCAATGGCAAGCTCTGGTCGTGTCAAAAAGCGGATGGAACGTAAGGATTTATCACTGCTTTTTCGGGAATCACCATTTCTTGATGGACAGCTCATTGCACTTTTGATTGCATTGCTAGGGCTTACGCCTAGTGAAATAGCAGAGCTAAAGAGTGAGCAGATTAACCTAAACTTTCAAGTTATGACAGTTGAGAAGGGAGCTACCAAACGGGTTCTTAGTTTGCCAAAGGAACTTCTTTCCTATGTAGAAGACCATCTAACTGGAAAATATGTATTCGATAAGAAAGGGTACCCATACTCTCGTCAATGGTTCTTTAATCGGTTGAGTGAATATCTACAATCTATAGGAAAAACCGATTGGACTGCCCAAAAATTGCGAGAACAATTTATTCTACAACAGATAGATGAAGGAAAATCTTTGGACCAAATCGCCAAGGAGTTAGGACTGAAAACAAGCGTGAGTTTGGATAAATTTAGATAA
- a CDS encoding segregation/condensation protein A: MDIKLKDFEGPLDLLLHLVSKYQVDIYEVPITEVIEQYLAYIATLQAMRLEVAGEYMLMASQLMVIKSRRLLPKVVEQTDPEDDPEMDLLDQLEEYRKFKLLSEKMGEQHNERAHYFSKPKLDLVYEDVQLAQDKTVIDIFLAFSKVMAEKQASLRQSHATIARDEYKIEDMMDFVRNRFQSHPRIELRQLFQESQDINEVITMFLATLELVKVHEIVLEQAEIFGDIYLVRRENESLS; the protein is encoded by the coding sequence ATGGATATTAAATTAAAAGATTTTGAAGGACCCTTAGATCTCTTGCTCCACTTGGTATCCAAGTATCAGGTAGATATTTACGAGGTTCCAATTACGGAAGTTATTGAGCAATATTTAGCCTACATTGCGACCTTACAGGCCATGCGATTAGAAGTAGCGGGAGAATATATGCTGATGGCTAGCCAATTGATGGTGATCAAAAGCCGTCGTTTATTGCCGAAGGTCGTTGAACAGACAGATCCTGAAGATGATCCGGAAATGGATCTCTTGGATCAATTAGAAGAATACCGAAAATTTAAGCTTCTTAGTGAAAAAATGGGGGAGCAACATAATGAACGGGCACATTATTTTTCAAAACCAAAGCTAGATTTAGTCTATGAGGATGTCCAACTAGCGCAAGATAAAACGGTGATTGATATTTTCCTAGCATTTTCAAAAGTAATGGCAGAAAAACAAGCCAGTTTGCGCCAGTCTCATGCAACAATTGCACGGGATGAATACAAAATTGAAGATATGATGGACTTTGTACGTAATCGTTTTCAGAGTCATCCACGCATCGAACTTCGTCAGCTGTTTCAGGAAAGTCAGGATATTAACGAAGTGATTACGATGTTTCTCGCAACCCTGGAATTGGTCAAGGTTCATGAAATTGTATTGGAACAAGCTGAAATATTTGGGGATATTTATCTAGTAAGGAGAGAAAATGAATCGCTTAGCTGA
- the scpB gene encoding SMC-Scp complex subunit ScpB yields the protein MNRLAEIEVLLFVAGEEGLTLRNLAEMLELQPTAVNQQLEKLSEKYQADSDSGLALLESSNRFKLVTKKEYAELLRIYAKTPINQTMSRALLETLSIVAYKQPITRIEVDDIRGVNSSGAISKLQAFDLIRENGKKEVLGRPNLYVTTDYFLDYMGINSLEELPDVSDLEIVQEETELFLERNELENEN from the coding sequence ATGAATCGCTTAGCTGAAATCGAAGTCCTGCTCTTTGTGGCTGGAGAAGAAGGGTTGACCTTACGCAATCTTGCAGAGATGTTGGAATTACAACCAACAGCGGTTAATCAGCAATTAGAGAAACTCAGTGAGAAGTACCAAGCGGATTCCGATTCAGGCTTAGCTCTCTTGGAATCATCTAACCGATTTAAATTGGTTACCAAAAAAGAATATGCTGAGCTTCTAAGAATCTATGCCAAAACACCGATCAATCAGACTATGTCGCGAGCACTTTTAGAAACATTGTCTATTGTTGCCTATAAGCAGCCGATTACACGGATAGAAGTTGATGATATTCGAGGGGTTAATTCGAGCGGTGCGATTAGTAAATTACAAGCCTTTGATTTGATTCGTGAGAATGGTAAGAAAGAAGTGCTTGGAAGGCCCAATCTTTATGTAACGACGGATTATTTCCTTGATTACATGGGAATAAACAGCTTAGAAGAATTGCCAGATGTATCTGATTTGGAAATTGTCCAAGAGGAGACTGAGTTGTTCTTAGAAAGAAATGAGTTAGAAAATGAGAATTAA
- a CDS encoding pseudouridine synthase, with product MRINKYIAHAGVASRRKAEELIKQGLVTVNGQVVRELGTLIKSGDKVEVEGQPIYNEEKVYYLLNKPRGVISSVSDDKGRKTVIDLLPMVKERIYPVGRLDWDTSGVLILTNDGDFTDEMIHPRNEIDKVYLARVKGIANKEVLRPLTRGVVIDGKKTKPAVYEIIKVDPVKNRSVVELTIHEGRNHQVKKMFEAVGLQVDKLSRTRFGNLDLTGLRPGEYRKLNKKDISKLHTLAVTKTVKK from the coding sequence ATGAGAATTAATAAATATATTGCCCATGCTGGTGTAGCCAGTCGTCGAAAGGCAGAAGAGCTGATAAAACAAGGGCTAGTGACTGTCAATGGTCAGGTGGTTCGAGAACTAGGGACCCTTATCAAGTCAGGGGATAAGGTTGAAGTAGAAGGTCAGCCAATTTATAATGAAGAAAAAGTCTATTACTTACTAAATAAACCACGTGGTGTTATTTCTAGTGTATCTGATGACAAGGGCCGTAAGACTGTTATAGACTTACTGCCTATGGTCAAGGAACGCATCTATCCTGTTGGTCGGCTAGACTGGGATACGTCTGGGGTCTTGATATTGACCAATGATGGTGACTTCACTGATGAAATGATTCACCCACGAAATGAGATTGATAAGGTATATTTGGCGCGTGTAAAAGGCATTGCCAACAAGGAGGTCTTACGTCCCTTGACTCGTGGGGTGGTCATTGATGGTAAGAAAACCAAGCCAGCTGTCTATGAAATCATTAAGGTGGATCCTGTCAAAAACCGTTCTGTAGTTGAGTTGACAATTCATGAAGGACGCAATCATCAAGTGAAGAAGATGTTTGAAGCTGTGGGCTTGCAGGTGGATAAACTATCTCGAACCCGTTTTGGCAATCTGGATTTGACCGGCTTACGTCCTGGGGAATACCGCAAGCTGAATAAGAAAGATATTAGTAAGCTCCACACACTGGCTGTTACTAAGACTGTTAAAAAATAA